Sequence from the Maribellus comscasis genome:
CCCACCAAAGAACCTTTACTTTCCAGCAAATGAGGCAAAGCAAATTTTGTACAATACACTGTTCCCCAATAGTTAACATCCATGGTTTTATGTAATACTGAAAGCTCAACATTTTCAAAAATAGCGCGCATCGAAATCCCGGCATTATTGATCAGAACGTCAATTTTACCAAATCTCTCTATTGCTTTATCAATCAGATTTTTACAATCATCAACCAATGAAACATCGGTTTTTACAGAAAGTATATTCGTATTTTTTAATTCTTTTTCCAGTGCATGTAACCTTTCAATCCTTCTTGCAGCAAGCACAAGATCCCATCCTTCGGCTGCATACTTTTGAGCCAATGCTTTTCCAATTCCCGATGACGCACCGGTTATAACAACAACTTTATTTTGCATAAAAATTTAAGGTAGACCGTTTTGGCAAAGTCACAACAGTAATTTTGGTGCAAAGTAAGAAATTTTCCTGTATTAAAAAGGGCCAACTTTGCTTTTATCCATCATATTTCGTTGCGCTTTTTTAGATTTTGAGGTGAAAAACATATAAAAAAGAGGCTGTCCCAAAAGTAAAATAAATTAAAATGAAACTTTCATTTTATAACCGGCTTTCGTTTTATCCCTCCAAACCTCCCCTAAAGTGGGAGGCTTAAAGTCCCCTACAGGGGATTTAGGGTAAGAAACAAAGCGGTTACTTACGAATTGTAAGTTAATCCCATTATGAAATAACTTTTTGGACAACCTCTTTTCCCAATCACTTTAAGAAATTCAAACAGCCTGTACTGTTTCAACAATATCCTGACCTTTTTTTATAGCTTCCAGATTAAGGGGAATCAACTTATGATACCTTTCCGGCAGAGACTTTTGAAGACCTTTTTCAACATTATCCAAAGAAAGAATTGGCCTTACTTTGAGGTAACTTCCAAAAACTATCATATTAAAAACCTTTGGATTTCCCATATCAACCGCCGTTTTAGTCCCCTCTACCTTATAGATATTTATATCAGTTCGGGTTGGCGGATGAATAACGCCGTTAGGATCGTACAACAGCGTACCACCGGGTTTTACTGCTTTTTCAAATTTATCCATACTCTGCTGATTCAGAATAATGGCAGTGTCGAATTCCTGCAAAATAGGTGAACTAATTCTTGTATCGCTCACAATTACAGTTACGTTGGCAGTTCCGCCACGCATTTCCGGCCCGTAAGAAGGAAACCAGGTAACTTCCTTGTCTTCCATAATTCCCGAATAAGCAAGAATTTTTCCCATCGAAAGTACACCCTGTCCTCCAAATCCCGCAATTATAATTTCTTCTGTCATAATTTTTGCTTTTAATTTTTTGAAACAGGTTCTCCTTTCACACCATCTTTTAAATCTCCCAGCGGATAAAACGGAAACATATTGTCTTCCATCCATTTGTTTGCTGCAACCGGTGTCATTTTCCAACCGGAGTTGCAGGTTGAGACTACTTCAATAAAAGAGGTACCTTTTTTTGCCAGCACATTTTGAATACCTTTTTTTATGGCACGTTTACATTTGCGAACTGAGGCAGCATTGTGAACTGCCTGACGCGTAACATATGAAGTTCCGGGAAGTTGAGCAATCAACTCAGTAATTTTCATCGGGTATCCGTTCAAATCGGCATTTCTTCCGAAAGGCGTTGTTGAAGTCACCATTCCGTCTAATGTTGTTGGGGCCATTTGACCACCGGTCATTCCGTAAATTCCGTTGTTGATAAAAACAACAAGTATATTCTCGCCACGGTTACAGGCATGCATAATTTCTCCTGACCCAATCGACGCCAGGTCTCCATCG
This genomic interval carries:
- a CDS encoding 2-oxoacid:acceptor oxidoreductase family protein codes for the protein MTEEIIIAGFGGQGVLSMGKILAYSGIMEDKEVTWFPSYGPEMRGGTANVTVIVSDTRISSPILQEFDTAIILNQQSMDKFEKAVKPGGTLLYDPNGVIHPPTRTDINIYKVEGTKTAVDMGNPKVFNMIVFGSYLKVRPILSLDNVEKGLQKSLPERYHKLIPLNLEAIKKGQDIVETVQAV
- a CDS encoding thiamine pyrophosphate-dependent enzyme; protein product: MELKDIIKPENLVYDKSQVQTDTIMHYCPGCSHGVVHKVIAELIGELGIQERTVGIAPVGCAVFAYNYIDVDWQEAAHGRAPAVATGVARLNPDKFVFTYQGDGDLASIGSGEIMHACNRGENILVVFINNGIYGMTGGQMAPTTLDGMVTSTTPFGRNADLNGYPMKITELIAQLPGTSYVTRQAVHNAASVRKCKRAIKKGIQNVLAKKGTSFIEVVSTCNSGWKMTPVAANKWMEDNMFPFYPLGDLKDGVKGEPVSKN